From a region of the Megalops cyprinoides isolate fMegCyp1 chromosome 13, fMegCyp1.pri, whole genome shotgun sequence genome:
- the LOC118788527 gene encoding importin-7, which yields MDPNTLIEALRGTMDPNLREAAERQLNEGHTQVNFVSTLLQVTMSEQLDLPVRQAGVIYLKNMVTQYWNEGEATGSEAPGNNIPEEDRRFIRDNIVEAIIHSPERIRVQLTTCIHHMIKHDYPAKWTTIVDKIGYYLQSDNSAGWLGILLCLYQLVKNYEYKKPDERSPLVAAMQIFMPMLKDRFIQLLPDPSSDSVLVQKQIFKIIYALFQYNLPLELINRQNLTEWMEILKTVVDRDVPQETLQVDEDDRPELPWWKCKKWALHILARLFERYGSPGNTTKEYAEFAELFLKGYAVSAQQVLLKVLYQYKEKQYVAPRVLQQTLNYINQGIAHAITWKNLKPHIQGIIQDVVFPLMCYTDSDEELWQEDPYEYIRMKFDVFEDFISPTTAAQTLLFTACNKRKEVLQKTMGFCYQILTEPTADPRKKDGALHMIGSLAEILLKKKIYKDQMEFMLQNHVFPLFRSELGYMRARACWVLHYFCEVKFKIDQNLQTALELTRLCLINDNEMPVKVEAAIALQVLISNQEKAKEYITPFIRPVMQALLHIVRETENDDLTNVIQKMICEYSEEVTPIAVEMTQHLAMTFNQVIQTGPDEEGGDDKAVTAMGILNTIDTLLSVVEDHKEITQQLEGICLQVIGTVLQQHVLEFYEEILSLAHSLTCQQVSPQMWQLLPLVFEVFQQDGFDYFTDMMPLLHNYVTVDTDTLLSDTKYLEMIYSMCKKVLTGDPGEDPECHAAKLLEVIILQCKGRGIDQVVPLFVAAALERLTREVKTSELRTMCLQVAIAALYYSPPLLLNTLENLRFPNNTEPITNHFITQWLKDVDCFLGLHDRKMCVLGLCALMDLEQRPQAVNQVAGQLLPAAILLFNGLKRAYACRAEHENDEDDDEDDGEEDDENAELGSDEDDIDEEGQEYLEMLAKQAGEDGDDEDWEEDDAEETALEGYTTTVDDEDNPVDEYQIFKVILQNIQTRDPAWYQALTQALDEEQGKQLQDIATLADQRRAAHESKMIEKHGGYKFTAPVVPTNFNFGGNAPGMN from the exons ATGGATCCCAACACCTTGATTGAGGCCCTCCGGGGAACCATGGACCCGAACTTGCGTGAGGCCGCGGAGAGACAGCTGAATGAG gGCCACACCCAGGTGAACTTTGTCTCGACCCTGCTGCAGGTGACCATGTCGGAACAGCTGGACTTGCCTGTCAGACAAGCAG GCGTGATCTACCTGAAGAACATGGTGACACAGTACTGGAACGAGGGCGAAGCGACGGGCTCGGAGGCCCCCGGCAACAACATCCCAGAGGAGGACCGGAGGTTCATCCGAGACAACATCGTGGAGGCCATCATCCACTCCCCCGAGCGCATCAG GGTGCAGCTCACGACGTGCATCCATCACATGATCAAGCATGACTACCCTGCCAAGTGGACCACCATCGTGGACAAGATCGGCTACTACCTGCAGTCGGACAACAGCGCCGGCTGGCTGGGCATCCTTCTCTGCCTCTACCAGCTGGTCAAGAACTACGA GTACAAGAAGCCAGACGAGCGCAGCCCCCTAGTGGCGGCCATGCAGATCTTCATGCCCATGCTGAAGGACCGCTTCATCCAGCTGCTCCCCGACCCTTCCAGCGACTCGGTGCTGGTCCAGAAGCAGATCTTCAAGATCATCTACGCGCTCTTCCAG TACAATCTGCCCCTGGAGCTGATCAACCGGCAGAACCTGACGGAGTGGATGGAGATTCTGAAGACGGTGGTGGACAGAGACGTGCCGCAG GAGACGCTGCAGGTGGACGAAGACGACAGGCCCGAGCTGCCCTGGTGGAAGTGCAAGAAGTGGGCCCTCCACATCCTGGCCCGGCTCTTTGAAAG GTACGGCAGCCCAGGCAACACCACCAAAGAGTATGCAGAGTTTGCAGAGCTGTTCCTCAAGGGCTACGCAGTCTCTGCACAGCAG GTGCTGTTGAAGGTTCTGTATCAGTACAAGGAGAAGCAATATGTAGCTCCCAGGGTCCTGCAGCAGACCCTCAACTATATCAACCAGGGGATCGCCCACGCCATCACCTGGAAAAACCTCAAACCGCATATCCAG gGGATCATTCAGGACGTGGTCTTCCCCCTCATGTGCTACACAGACAGCGACGAGGAGCTGTGGCAGGAAGACCCCTACGAGTACATCCGCATGAAGTTCG ATGTGTTTGAGGACTTCATCTCCCCCACCACAGCCGCACAGACCCTCCTCTTCACAGCGTGCAACAAGAGGAAAGAA GTGCTACAGAAGACCATGGGCTTCTGCTATCAGATCCTCACAGAGCCCACAGCCGACCCCCGCAAGAAGGACGGGGCTCTCCACATGATCGGCTCACTGGCAGAAATCTTACTCAAG AAAAAGATCTACAAAGACCAGATGGAGTTCATGTTGCAGAACCACGTCTTCCCGTTGTTCCGCAGCGAGCTGGGCTACATGAGAGCCAGG GCCTGCTGGGTCCTGCACTACTTCTGCGAGGTCAAGTTCAAGATCGACCAGAACCTGCAGACGGCGCTGGAGCTGACCAGGCTCTGCCTGATCAACGACAATGAGATGCCCGTCAAGGTGGAGGCCGCCATCGCCCTGCAGGTGCTCATCAGCAACCAGGAGAAAG CCAAGGAGTACATCACCCCCTTCATCCGGCCAGTGATGCAGGCGCTCCTTCACATCGTCCGGGAAACGGAGAACGATGACCTCACCAACGTCATCCAGAAGATGATCTGCGAGTACAGCGAAGAGGTCACGCCCATCGCCGTGGAGATGACCCAGCACCTG GCCATGACCTTCAACCAGGTGATCCAGACGGGCCCTGACGAAGAGGGAGGCGACGACAAAGCGGTGACTGCCATGGGCATCCTCAACACCATCGACACCTTGCTGAGCGTGGTGGAGGACCACAAGGAG ATCACCCAGCAGTTGGAGGGCATCTGTCTGCAAGTGATAGGAACCGTACTGCAGCAGCATGTGCTGG AATTCTATGAGGAGATCCTGTCTCTGGCCCACAGTCTGACATGCCAGCAGGTGTCACCGCAGATGTGGCAGCTCCTGCCGCTGGTCTTCgaggtcttccagcaggacGGCTTCGATTACTTCACAG ACATGATGCCCCTTCTGCACAACTACGTGACCGTGGACACAGACACGCTGCTGTCTGACACCAAATATCTTGAAATGATCTACAGCATGTGCAAGAAG GTCCTAACAGGGGATCCAGGGGAGGACCCAGAGTGCCACGCCGCAAAGCTATTGGAGGTCATCATTCTGCAGTGCAAAGGGCGTGGCATCGACCAG GTGGTGCCCCTGTTCGTGGCGGCGGCTTTGGAGCGGCTGACGCGGGAGGTGAAGACCAGCGAGCTGAGGACCATGTGCCTGCAGGTGGCCATCGCCGCCCTGTACTACAGCCCACCGCTGCTGCTCAACACGCTGGAGAACCTGCGCTTCCCCAACAACACGGAGCCCATCACCAACCACTTCATCACGCAGTGGCTCAAGGACGTCGACTGCTTCCTGGG CCTCCACGACAGAAAGATGTGCGTTTTAGGCCTCTGTGCCCTCATGGACCTGGAGCAGAGGCCCCAGGCCGTCAACCAGGTGGCGGGCCAACTTCTGCCCGCCGCCATCCTGCTCTTCAATGGCCTGAAGAGGGCGTACGCCTGCCGGGCCGAGCACGAGAACGATGAGGATGACGACGAGGACGAcggagaggaggatgatgagAACG CTGAGCTGGGCAGCGATGAGGATGACATTGATGAGGAGGGCCAGGAGTACCTGGAGATGCTGGCCAAGCAGGCGGGAGAGGACGGGGATGACGAGGACTGGGAGGAGGACGATGCCGAGGAAACGGCCCTAGAGGGCTACACCACCACAGTAGATGACGAGGACAACCCAGTGGACGAGTACCAGATCTTCAAAGTCATCCTGCAGA ATATCCAGACACGTGACCCTGCATGGTACCAGGCGCTCACACAGGCCCTTGACGAGGAGCAGGGGAAGCAGCTTCAGGACATCGCCACACTTGCAGACCAGAGGCGGGCCGCACACG aGTCAAAAATGATCGAGAAGCACGGCGGATACAAATTCACAGCTCCAGTGGTGCCAACCAACTTCAATTTTGGAGGAAATGCTCCAGGAATGAATTGA